A single Malaclemys terrapin pileata isolate rMalTer1 chromosome 3, rMalTer1.hap1, whole genome shotgun sequence DNA region contains:
- the LOC128834294 gene encoding interleukin-17F-like, with the protein MPGHTAHSCVLCSALTNRGVSLFQFHSLLLMLILVLQAKNSAHGKAVQPGFNTERGTDEKKSDDCPPQKDARFPLSVKVDISISSTKHAIKVGHDVSNRSMSPWDYSINEDPNRFPQVIAQAKCRHYSCVDSTGQEDYSMNSIPIQHEILVLQRERRGCQHTYRLEKQLVTVGCTCARPIIHYLQ; encoded by the exons CCACACAGCCCATTCCTGCGTTTTGTGCTCTGCACTAACTAATCGTGGTGTTTCTCTATTTCAGTTCCATTCACTGCTGTTAATGCTGATCCTGGTGCTCCAGGCTAAGAATTCAGCCCATGGAAAGGCAGTACAACCTGGATTCAACACAGAGAGAGGCACTGATGAGAAAAAGAGTGATGACTGCCCGCCCCAAAAAGATGCCAGATTCCCTCTAAGTGTGAAAGTTGACATAAGCATCAGCAGCACAAAGCATGCTATCAAAGTGGGTCATGATGTCAGTAACCGGTCTATGTCTCCCTGGGATTACAG CATTAACGAAGATCCCAACCGGTTCCCTCAAGTGATCGCTCAGGCCAAGTGCCGCCATTACAGCTGTGTGGACTCCACCGGACAGGAGGACTACAGCATGAACTCCATCCCCATCCAACACGAGATCCTTGTTCTCCAACGGGAGCGGAGAGGCTGCCAGCACACTTACCGGCTGGAGAAACAGCTGGTCACTGTGGGCTGTACCTGTGCCAGGCCCATCATCCACTACCTGCAGTAA